In Mycetocola zhujimingii, one DNA window encodes the following:
- a CDS encoding pyridoxine/pyridoxamine 5'-phosphate oxidase: MSHLRETLRSIPSFPADLPVFDWERAPEQPADLFDEWLTEAVDAGVPAPHAMTLSTSEPDGRVTARTLVLKDIDEHGWVFASRDDSPKARDLGANPFAALTFFWPQLGRQVRVTGAARKGTRADSEEDFLARPETSRAAAFVGHQSEPLDSPETYRDALEDAVSLVTQDPSRVDRNWSTWAVIADEVEFWQASSDRGHLRLKYRLHGRSWERGLLWP, translated from the coding sequence ATGAGCCACCTTCGGGAAACACTGCGTTCGATTCCGTCGTTCCCCGCCGATCTTCCGGTGTTTGACTGGGAACGGGCGCCGGAGCAGCCGGCCGACCTCTTCGACGAGTGGCTGACCGAGGCTGTGGATGCCGGTGTACCCGCGCCGCACGCCATGACCCTGTCGACGAGCGAGCCCGATGGCCGGGTTACGGCGCGAACTCTCGTGCTCAAGGACATCGACGAGCACGGCTGGGTGTTTGCGTCGCGCGACGACAGCCCGAAGGCGCGGGACCTCGGCGCGAACCCGTTCGCAGCGCTCACCTTCTTCTGGCCGCAGCTCGGCAGGCAGGTGCGGGTCACCGGTGCTGCACGGAAGGGGACGCGGGCCGACAGCGAGGAGGACTTCCTGGCGCGACCGGAGACCTCGCGTGCCGCTGCCTTTGTCGGGCACCAGAGCGAGCCGCTGGACTCCCCCGAGACCTACCGCGACGCGCTCGAGGATGCCGTTTCTCTTGTGACCCAGGACCCGTCTCGTGTCGACCGCAACTGGAGCACGTGGGCTGTGATCGCCGACGAGGTTGAGTTCTGGCAGGCGTCAAGTGACCGCGGACACCTCCGGCTCAAGTACCGCCTGCACGGGCGCTCGTGGGAGCGCGGGCTGCTCTGGCCGTAG
- a CDS encoding acyltransferase family protein, whose amino-acid sequence MKAATGSIPKPRVPFWDNARFACIVLVVMGHGIQRLIYDSDAALTVYLLIYAFHMPAFAIVSGYFTKSSPPGAREMKRLITDILVPYVIFETVWTLVQFLVEGKQELNPTQPSWTLWFLLALGIFRLVLPYLALLRWPLAWALIISVGVGYLDNVDSTFSLARTLGILPFFVLGWQLHRWKLVERWRVVDRQTWLIRGAAIVLFAAWIAVLVSFIDLWRKIDLRFWFFYDDSYAGLGEAQWWGGAVRLGLIVLATLLSAAFFVLLPRRETWMTQFGRYTMYVYLLHSFVLYPLRESGVLRHELLPDVWLVAMIIFAVVISVVLASAPVRRFFRPVIEPKPRWIFADHRDAPPGPSRRDPTGAQRDPAPEAKRPPSTPREGA is encoded by the coding sequence GTGAAAGCAGCGACCGGCAGCATCCCCAAACCCCGGGTTCCGTTCTGGGACAACGCCCGCTTCGCCTGCATCGTCCTCGTCGTGATGGGGCACGGCATCCAGCGGCTCATTTACGATTCGGATGCCGCACTTACCGTTTACCTGTTGATCTACGCCTTCCACATGCCCGCATTCGCCATCGTCAGCGGGTACTTCACGAAGAGCAGCCCGCCCGGCGCGCGCGAGATGAAACGGTTGATCACGGACATCCTTGTTCCTTACGTGATTTTCGAGACCGTGTGGACCCTGGTCCAGTTCCTCGTCGAGGGCAAGCAGGAGCTGAATCCGACGCAGCCGTCGTGGACGCTCTGGTTCCTGCTGGCGCTTGGCATCTTCCGGCTGGTCCTCCCCTACCTCGCGCTGCTGCGCTGGCCGCTCGCCTGGGCACTGATCATCTCGGTCGGCGTCGGCTACCTCGACAACGTCGACAGCACGTTCTCGCTCGCGCGGACGCTCGGCATCCTCCCGTTCTTCGTACTCGGCTGGCAACTGCACAGGTGGAAGCTCGTTGAGCGCTGGCGCGTCGTGGATCGCCAGACGTGGCTGATCCGGGGCGCGGCGATCGTGCTGTTCGCCGCGTGGATCGCCGTGCTCGTGAGCTTCATCGACCTGTGGCGGAAGATCGACCTTCGTTTCTGGTTTTTCTACGACGATTCATACGCGGGTCTGGGTGAAGCCCAGTGGTGGGGTGGCGCTGTCCGACTCGGCCTCATCGTCCTTGCCACACTGCTCAGCGCGGCTTTTTTCGTCCTGCTGCCGCGACGGGAAACCTGGATGACACAGTTCGGCAGGTACACGATGTACGTCTATCTGCTGCACAGCTTCGTGCTCTATCCGCTTCGGGAGAGCGGGGTGCTCCGGCACGAATTGCTGCCGGATGTCTGGCTCGTCGCCATGATCATCTTTGCCGTCGTCATCTCGGTGGTGCTGGCCAGCGCGCCGGTGCGGCGATTCTTCCGCCCTGTGATCGAGCCGAAGCCACGGTGGATTTTCGCGGATCACCGGGATGCCCCACCCGGACCGTCGCGGCGCGACCCGACGGGCGCCCAGCGGGACCCTGCCCCGGAGGCGAAGCGCCCGCCGAGCACTCCTCGCGAGGGCGCCTGA
- a CDS encoding glycoside hydrolase family 13 protein, whose product MTETHISNDSAETETAAEAGTATATQTETEAASAAPWWTRAVVYQVYPRSFADSDGDGVGDLNGIRSKLDYLAELGVDVVWLSPVYPSPQHDNGYDISDYEDIEPVFGSLSDFDALVAEAHERGIRIVMDLVVNHTSDEHAWFRESRSSLDNPKRDWYWWRKPQDDGSAPNGWTSAFSGPAWTLDEKTGEYYLHLFAKQQPDLNWENPDVRQAVYAMMRRWLDRGVDGFRMDVINLIAKRRELIDGPDRGTGSGFAMGPQIHEYLKEMHREVFAGRDETYLTVGEMPGVSIDDAALFTDPTQGEVDMVFQFEHVSLDQGEHKFDPIPLDLVALKTNLARWQVGLAETGWNSLYLNNHDQPRLVSRFGNDTEYRYESATLWALVLHLHRGTPYIYQGEEIGMTNVRFESIEHYRDIESLNHYREAVEEFDVAPSSVLSAVHAMGRDNARTPMQWDASEQAGFTTGTPWISVNPNYPEINAEADRASGTSVFAFYQRLIELRHTNDTVALGDFELLEPSHPTLYAFMRTSASERLLVVANVSDAPFNGALPLDVASAELVLGNYPVDGDMPLRPWEARLYRL is encoded by the coding sequence ATGACAGAGACCCACATTTCCAACGATTCTGCCGAGACCGAGACCGCTGCCGAGGCGGGGACCGCAACCGCAACCCAGACCGAGACCGAGGCAGCGAGCGCCGCACCATGGTGGACCCGCGCCGTGGTTTACCAGGTCTACCCGCGGAGCTTCGCAGACTCCGATGGTGACGGGGTCGGCGACCTCAACGGCATCCGTTCGAAGCTTGACTACCTGGCTGAGCTCGGAGTCGATGTTGTGTGGCTCTCACCGGTCTACCCGTCTCCACAGCACGACAACGGCTACGACATCAGCGACTACGAAGACATCGAGCCGGTGTTCGGCTCTCTGTCCGACTTCGATGCGCTGGTCGCCGAAGCGCACGAGCGCGGCATCCGCATCGTCATGGACCTCGTGGTGAACCACACCAGCGATGAGCACGCCTGGTTCCGCGAGTCGCGGTCGTCGCTCGATAACCCGAAGAGGGACTGGTACTGGTGGCGTAAACCGCAGGATGACGGCAGCGCGCCCAACGGCTGGACGAGCGCGTTCTCAGGGCCGGCGTGGACTCTCGACGAGAAGACCGGTGAGTACTACCTGCACCTCTTCGCGAAGCAGCAGCCGGATCTCAACTGGGAGAACCCCGACGTGCGGCAGGCCGTCTACGCGATGATGCGGCGGTGGCTTGACCGCGGTGTCGATGGGTTCCGGATGGACGTCATCAACCTGATTGCGAAACGGCGCGAACTGATCGACGGGCCGGACCGCGGCACGGGCAGTGGCTTTGCGATGGGACCGCAGATTCACGAGTACCTGAAGGAGATGCACCGCGAGGTCTTCGCCGGGCGCGACGAGACCTACCTCACCGTCGGCGAGATGCCCGGCGTGAGTATCGACGATGCTGCGCTGTTCACCGACCCGACGCAGGGCGAGGTCGACATGGTGTTCCAGTTCGAGCACGTCTCGCTCGACCAGGGTGAGCACAAGTTCGATCCGATCCCCCTCGACCTCGTTGCCCTCAAGACCAACCTCGCCCGCTGGCAGGTGGGTCTCGCCGAGACCGGCTGGAACAGCCTGTATCTCAACAACCACGACCAGCCCCGGCTGGTGTCGCGCTTCGGCAACGACACCGAGTACCGCTACGAGTCGGCGACGCTCTGGGCCCTTGTGCTGCACCTGCACCGTGGAACGCCCTACATCTACCAGGGCGAAGAGATCGGCATGACCAATGTGCGGTTCGAGTCGATCGAGCACTATCGGGACATCGAGTCGCTCAACCACTACCGCGAGGCCGTCGAAGAATTCGACGTGGCACCGTCGAGCGTGTTGAGCGCCGTGCACGCGATGGGGCGAGACAACGCACGGACTCCCATGCAGTGGGATGCGAGTGAGCAAGCCGGTTTCACGACGGGTACGCCGTGGATTTCGGTCAACCCGAACTATCCGGAGATCAACGCGGAGGCCGACCGGGCAAGCGGCACGAGCGTGTTCGCGTTCTACCAGCGGTTGATCGAGCTGCGGCACACGAACGACACCGTCGCGCTCGGCGACTTCGAACTGCTGGAGCCGTCGCATCCGACGCTGTACGCGTTTATGAGGACATCCGCTTCGGAACGTCTGCTCGTCGTCGCCAATGTGTCTGACGCGCCATTCAACGGGGCACTCCCCCTCGATGTCGCTTCAGCCGAACTGGTGCTTGGCAACTACCCGGTTGACGGTGACATGCCGCTGCGTCCGTGGGAGGCGCGGCTGTACCGGCTCTGA
- the rpsO gene encoding 30S ribosomal protein S15: protein MALEGEAKKAIIEEYATHPGDTGSPEVQVAVMTQRIKDLTEHLKEHKHDHHSRRGLLLLVGQRRRLLGYLADVDINRYRSLIERLGLRR, encoded by the coding sequence ATGGCACTTGAAGGCGAAGCCAAGAAGGCGATCATCGAAGAGTACGCAACCCACCCGGGTGACACGGGATCCCCCGAGGTCCAGGTCGCAGTGATGACCCAGCGGATCAAGGATCTCACCGAACACCTCAAAGAGCACAAGCACGACCACCACTCACGTCGTGGCCTGCTTCTGCTGGTTGGTCAGCGTCGCCGCCTGCTCGGTTACCTCGCTGATGTCGACATCAACCGTTACCGCTCGCTCATCGAGCGTCTCGGCCTCCGTCGCTAA
- a CDS encoding VanZ family protein, whose amino-acid sequence MLHRHPILGLFTGAYLVFVGWVTLGPQPFDDSNNGLIFRALGVLDRYEATSWITYNVLEFAANIAMFFPIGLFLVLLFGRRLWWLAVSIGCGITVVIETAQLFIPGRVSDPRDLVANSAGAILGVLVGLLLTARKARRLRQERTTRPTSPRQRSVAGSVR is encoded by the coding sequence ATGCTGCACCGTCACCCGATCCTCGGCCTGTTCACCGGCGCATACCTGGTCTTTGTCGGCTGGGTCACGCTCGGACCCCAGCCGTTCGACGACAGCAACAACGGACTCATTTTCCGCGCGCTCGGCGTGCTCGATCGCTACGAGGCGACCTCCTGGATCACCTACAACGTCCTTGAGTTCGCGGCCAACATCGCCATGTTCTTCCCGATCGGGCTGTTCCTCGTGCTGCTTTTCGGCCGACGACTGTGGTGGCTCGCGGTTTCCATCGGCTGTGGCATCACCGTCGTCATCGAGACCGCCCAGCTCTTTATCCCCGGACGGGTGTCTGACCCGCGGGACCTGGTAGCGAACAGTGCCGGTGCGATCCTCGGTGTGCTCGTCGGCCTGCTCCTCACGGCCAGGAAAGCGCGACGGCTTCGGCAGGAGCGGACGACGCGCCCGACATCACCCCGGCAGCGGTCGGTCGCCGGTTCGGTCCGGTAG
- a CDS encoding amino acid permease: MSLWRTKSIEESLADSHLEHRSLKRTLGTWDLMVMGVAVAVGAGIFSVGARAAGQYAGPSVSLSFLLAALTCALAIMCYAEFASTVPVAGSAYTFTYATLGELVAWIIGWDLILEMLTAAAVIAKYWGIYLSLVFDLWGWSVPDTLNLAGLQVSWGPFIIVAIFTTLLVLGTQLSARVGAVFTVIKVAIVLFVIVVGAFFIRPENYVPFIPESVPTEGGSSDVWSQSLFAFLTGAAPAQYGVFGLLAGASLVFFAFIGFDVVATSAEEVRDPQKNLPRGILGGLAIVSVLYIGVSLVLTGMVPYTTLAEAEDPSLATAFVAVGADWAAQVISVGILAGLTTVIMVLLLGLARILFAMSRDGLLPRSLSVTSEKRRTPVRVQIISGVLVALLAGLTDVGVLEEMINIGTLSAFVLVSIAVIVLRKKRPDLPRAFRVPLSPFLPILSAVLCLWLMFNLTTLTWVRFLIWLAAGLVIYFAYGRRHSVLGKQNAERQLAQD; encoded by the coding sequence ATGAGCCTTTGGCGGACCAAAAGCATCGAGGAGTCGCTGGCAGACTCTCACCTCGAACACCGGAGCCTGAAACGCACACTCGGCACCTGGGATCTCATGGTCATGGGCGTCGCCGTCGCTGTGGGAGCCGGAATCTTCTCGGTCGGAGCCCGTGCTGCTGGCCAGTATGCAGGGCCATCGGTCAGCCTCTCGTTCCTGCTCGCCGCCCTCACCTGTGCCCTGGCGATCATGTGTTACGCCGAGTTCGCATCGACCGTGCCCGTCGCCGGCTCTGCCTACACGTTCACCTACGCGACCCTCGGCGAACTCGTCGCCTGGATCATCGGCTGGGATCTGATCCTCGAGATGCTCACGGCAGCAGCGGTCATCGCCAAATACTGGGGCATCTACCTTTCCCTTGTCTTCGACCTGTGGGGGTGGAGTGTTCCTGACACCCTGAACCTCGCGGGACTCCAGGTCAGCTGGGGTCCGTTCATCATCGTCGCGATCTTCACCACACTCCTCGTCCTCGGCACCCAGCTCTCGGCGCGGGTCGGCGCTGTCTTCACCGTCATCAAAGTCGCCATCGTTCTCTTCGTCATCGTGGTCGGCGCGTTCTTCATCCGCCCGGAGAACTACGTGCCGTTCATCCCGGAGTCGGTTCCGACCGAGGGCGGATCGAGTGACGTCTGGAGCCAGTCGCTCTTCGCGTTCCTCACCGGAGCGGCTCCCGCACAGTACGGGGTGTTCGGCCTCCTCGCCGGTGCGAGCCTGGTGTTCTTTGCCTTCATCGGATTCGACGTGGTGGCAACGAGCGCAGAGGAGGTGCGTGACCCGCAGAAGAACCTGCCTCGCGGCATCCTCGGTGGCCTCGCCATCGTCAGTGTGCTGTACATCGGGGTAAGCCTCGTGCTCACCGGCATGGTGCCGTACACGACGCTCGCCGAGGCGGAAGACCCGTCGCTCGCCACCGCCTTCGTCGCGGTCGGAGCCGACTGGGCGGCCCAGGTGATCTCCGTCGGGATCCTCGCGGGTCTCACGACGGTCATCATGGTCCTCCTGCTCGGTCTCGCCAGGATCCTGTTTGCAATGAGCCGCGACGGGCTGCTGCCGCGGTCGCTGAGCGTCACGAGTGAGAAGCGCAGGACCCCGGTACGGGTCCAGATCATTTCGGGCGTCCTCGTCGCGCTGCTCGCCGGCCTGACGGATGTTGGTGTTCTCGAGGAGATGATCAACATCGGAACCCTGAGCGCCTTTGTGCTGGTCAGCATCGCCGTCATTGTCCTCCGCAAGAAGCGGCCAGACCTGCCGAGGGCCTTCCGCGTGCCGCTGTCGCCGTTCCTCCCGATCCTCTCGGCAGTGCTTTGTCTGTGGCTCATGTTCAACCTCACGACCCTCACCTGGGTCCGGTTCCTCATCTGGCTCGCGGCCGGCCTGGTCATCTACTTCGCCTACGGACGGCGCCACTCGGTTCTCGGCAAGCAGAACGCCGAACGCCAACTCGCACAGGACTGA
- a CDS encoding HNH endonuclease signature motif containing protein: protein MEFDEELSTSMLQDQPQSEWRVPDRLLLNRVPPHWLLPRELPPDDGPRAEELRGDELWGEQVFASDAIEGQARREFFLRLSGGRALPPGCGQLYGLVVGEVSVDNVLIGDALVDAEFRDALFADDLLLAKFPVDDMPPGCGTYDEAPDSPPTPYAIDADALSTLVDDIVAVNEQIAKAHATRARLIDRAREWSEVTARSVVVLGPPRTESEVQELARRSFIWELASALRVPESTASSLIADSEMLAHELPATLEALADGGISYRHAQLMVDQATTLPPDARADFEKQVLPAARSLTAAKFSSRARKLRERTHPESITTRKRSAFDRRRMEFHADLDGMAWVNLYQPAATAMAFYNAIRAEAMTLQRDDEPRTLTQLSLDVAVDRLLDSVQRELPFGATVRLPCGCPDVAAASDTHAEGEPEAESGDKAESEDGTEAENAPEAARVGEKRRTNERTDRRSGRRSSHRPKARRRNGILRGIRPTVIVTVPVMTLMGKSGEPAELEGYGPIDPETARELAGEATSWMRLLVHPETGVPLSLGRKKYKIPRDLRLALEIRDGTCRGPGCNRRATECDMDHTVDWQFAGRSDYANLASMCRPHHRLKHQTTWSVEQVGDGFLEWTSPLGHTYTTGPEVVLPVPPPPRSGVGRSGDTAQADDTGSDDTGTDDTGERGIRGADPAPF, encoded by the coding sequence ATGGAATTCGACGAAGAGTTATCCACTTCGATGCTGCAAGACCAGCCGCAGTCCGAGTGGCGGGTGCCAGACCGGCTGTTGCTGAATCGAGTGCCGCCCCACTGGCTGCTGCCCCGTGAGTTGCCGCCGGACGATGGCCCACGTGCCGAGGAACTGCGGGGCGACGAGTTGTGGGGCGAGCAGGTCTTCGCCAGTGACGCGATTGAGGGGCAGGCGCGCCGGGAGTTCTTTCTCCGTTTGTCGGGCGGTCGGGCGCTGCCACCCGGCTGCGGGCAGTTGTATGGCCTGGTCGTTGGCGAGGTGTCCGTCGACAACGTGTTGATCGGTGATGCCCTGGTTGACGCTGAGTTCAGAGACGCCCTGTTCGCTGATGACTTACTCCTTGCGAAGTTCCCGGTCGACGACATGCCGCCTGGCTGCGGTACCTATGACGAAGCACCCGACTCTCCGCCGACGCCATACGCGATCGACGCCGACGCGCTGTCCACGCTGGTCGACGACATCGTCGCTGTGAACGAACAGATCGCCAAGGCTCACGCGACGAGAGCACGACTCATCGACCGGGCCCGGGAGTGGAGCGAGGTGACGGCGAGATCGGTCGTCGTCCTCGGCCCGCCGCGCACAGAGTCCGAAGTGCAGGAACTGGCGAGACGCTCGTTCATCTGGGAACTGGCCAGCGCGCTGCGCGTTCCCGAGAGCACGGCGTCGAGTCTCATCGCAGACAGCGAGATGCTCGCCCATGAGTTGCCGGCGACGCTGGAGGCGCTCGCCGATGGTGGGATCTCGTACCGACACGCTCAGCTGATGGTCGACCAGGCGACGACTCTGCCGCCGGATGCCCGTGCCGATTTCGAGAAACAGGTCCTTCCGGCGGCCAGGTCGCTGACCGCCGCGAAGTTCAGTTCACGGGCTCGCAAGCTGCGCGAACGAACCCATCCCGAGTCCATCACGACCCGCAAGCGGTCGGCGTTCGACCGGCGGCGCATGGAATTCCACGCCGACCTCGACGGGATGGCATGGGTCAACCTCTACCAGCCGGCGGCGACAGCAATGGCGTTCTACAACGCGATTCGCGCTGAGGCGATGACGCTGCAGCGGGACGATGAGCCCCGGACGTTGACGCAGCTCAGTCTCGATGTCGCGGTCGATCGCCTGCTCGACAGCGTGCAACGGGAGCTGCCGTTCGGTGCCACAGTGCGCCTCCCGTGCGGTTGCCCCGATGTGGCTGCTGCCAGTGACACACATGCCGAAGGGGAACCCGAAGCCGAGAGCGGAGACAAGGCGGAATCCGAAGACGGTACCGAAGCCGAGAACGCTCCCGAAGCAGCCCGCGTTGGAGAGAAGCGGCGAACGAACGAGCGGACGGATAGGCGTTCCGGTCGGCGGTCGAGTCACCGACCGAAGGCGCGGCGGCGGAACGGCATCCTGCGCGGGATTCGACCGACGGTGATTGTCACGGTGCCGGTGATGACGCTCATGGGGAAGAGTGGCGAGCCGGCCGAGCTCGAGGGATACGGGCCTATTGATCCCGAGACCGCTCGGGAGCTTGCGGGGGAGGCGACGTCGTGGATGCGATTGCTGGTGCATCCCGAAACCGGAGTCCCGCTCTCACTCGGGCGAAAGAAGTACAAGATTCCTCGGGATCTGCGTCTCGCGCTGGAGATCCGGGACGGCACGTGTCGCGGACCGGGATGCAATCGGCGAGCCACGGAATGCGACATGGATCACACCGTCGACTGGCAGTTCGCAGGACGGTCCGATTACGCGAATCTGGCGAGCATGTGTCGACCGCACCATCGGCTCAAGCACCAGACGACCTGGTCGGTTGAGCAGGTGGGCGACGGGTTCCTCGAGTGGACGTCGCCCCTCGGGCACACATACACAACCGGGCCCGAGGTGGTTCTGCCGGTGCCACCACCGCCGCGTAGTGGCGTCGGGAGAAGCGGTGACACAGCACAAGCGGACGACACAGGAAGCGACGACACAGGAACCGACGACACGGGCGAGCGCGGAATCCGGGGCGCCGACCCCGCACCGTTCTGA